GGCTGGAGCGAAGACACCACGACATTCCGCACATCCAACGTGAGAAACCAAGCCGACTGCGGGCTACACGGCGGCGTCGCCTGACATAACAGGATCGGTGGTTGCAAAAGTTGGAGCGCGGCATGCAGAGGATAACGGATGTCCACGCCGACTCCCAGCGTGAAATCCCTTGCTTCCTCTCCTCGCACAATTAAAAGCGTGTCGAGCTTTCGCGGGCCGACCATCCGGTGGTAGGGCAGTCCGGGGCAAAGGAGCGTGAGCGTGTGATGACTCCCCGCCACCTGATTGAAATAGAGGCTTTCAAACCGCTCACGCTCTGTTTCGGTTCGGCACCATCCGAGTGAGCGTGAAAGCGTGGCCGTTTCGTCATTCCAGGCAAAGCGGCAGGCGTAGTAAGAGGCCCAGGGGTTCGAATCCGGAATTCGCCGCGGTTCGAGCTGAATCCGGATTCGAAAGAACGGTAAATGGACCGGGGCACTAACTATCTGGCTGAACCGGGCAATGGTTTCCCCCTGTCGATCGACCAGACGACCCTCACTTTGGATGGCCGGTTCTTCCGGGGATAGCGTCACGTGACGGATGCTCTCGGCGATCATGCGCGAATATTCGGCTTCCGGATCCTGCGTGTCCTCGTCAAGGATCGACGCTCCCAGCCGCATGCCCAGTCGCTGGGCAAGAAGATTGCGTCCGTAGGGAAGGGGGTAAATGCCCTGGATGCCGCCGGTCAGCTTATCCACCACCAGACGGGCTGTTTCGTTCTCAATGGCCCACTCTTCTTCCGGAGCTTTTTCGCTCGCTTTCCCGAACAAGCGACTCCACCAGGATTCACGCCGTTGTGATTGCCTGGCTACCTCAGATCCGGCCGCACTGGAGGCCCAGGCGTAACCATAGGATGGCACCACGCAGGTCGCCGGCTTGACCTGCTGGTCGGGCGAATTGTTTTCTCGTTTCTCGGCGGTTTGTGGGCGGACATATCCCCGAGCCGAAACGCAAGAGAGATTAAGCCAGAGCACCCCAGTTTCTGTGGATGCAGCCGGCGATCGCGGCAGAAGCGAGGTCAAGGAGTCACACGCGCTGCGCATCAGCGTGTCGAAGCGATCAGGCCATTGTGGATCGAAAGTTGATTCCCTCTCGTTGATCACAGCATCCGCGTTTCTCCACGCGAGTTCGGCAACCTCGCAAAGTTTTTGAGAAAGTTCGTCCCACAGACCGGTAATCAGACCGCGAATGACGGCCAGCGCAACCAGCGCGTCTGCCTCCGCACATCGACGGACATAATGAGTCCATTTGGAAATCGGCCAGGAGGACGACGCCGCCACATCCTGGGCGAGGTACGCGGGCCGATATTCATCCGCCTTGTGAAAAACACGGGCACCGACGTATTGAGTGTTGCGGAAGTATTCCGTAATGGGTGTAAAACGGCCCAGCACTGGAGAATACTGGGCGACGCGCTTCAGCACGGAATACCATGGCGAAACCTGGCACGGCCAGTGTGCGAAGATAAGGGCCGCCGCATGGTCCAGATCGAGCATCCGCCCGATCGTTTCGCCCAATTTCAAGAACGTTGCAGGACGCGAGGCGTCTACCGGTACCCGTCCCACGCTGTCGATATCGCTCTCATCAATTCCTTCCCATCGTAACTTGCTCTGATTCCCCACCGGGAACTTGCCGTCGTCCAGGGCGAAGTGAAAAGCGCCTTCAAAACGAAAGTGGGAAAGAATTCCCGGCAACAGGGCCGTCAGGCCGAATCGGCGTTTGCCATAGATGGGTGGACGTGTTCCCAGGATTTCATTCCACGTGTTCAGACCCTGGCGGAAAGATCGCAGCAGAGCCGGTTGGGGAAGGATCGCACTGAGGGATTCATCTTCTTCTCCTCCCAGTGTCACGACATGTCCCTCGGCAAGAACCGACTTGAGTACTGCCAGCGACTCCGGCTCGCGCTCGGCCATGGATTTGAGCAGATGGCCGGTTGTGAGCAGATTAACGCGGTCAAAGCTTTCTAGTTCCCGGCGCAGCCCGGCGCCAAGCGTCGTTTCCGCTGTCAAAGTGAGGTCGATGAGATACGCCTGAACCGGATAAAAATACTCGCGCGATTCGGTGAGCAGATCGAATCCCCGTTGAAGCTGTTGGCGAGCCTCATCCGCCTTGCCTACCAGGGCCGCGGCTGCCGCTTTGAGGACACTTTCCCGGAAACGGATTTCGTCGAGATTGCTCATGTAGCGGAGCTGACGCGTCATGAGCTCCACCTGAAGATAGGCAAAACCCAGGGCGACGAAGTCTTCCACAATATCCTTTGGAACGCCCTCCAAAAGTCCTGGCGCTGCCTGTTCGATAGCTCGCCACAGGCCGGGCAGATTCTTAAACCGCCGGATCACAGTGACCTGGTCCGCGGGCAGGTCGGCCAACCACGTGCTGGGAAGATTCTTTTCCGAACATTCGGGAATCACGATGAGAGCCTGATCAGGTGCCAGTGGCGGGTCATAGGCCCTTTCCCAGCGCGGCAGCATCTGCGTTCGATGCAGCAGCCCGGGATGGAACAGGCCACACCATCCCGCCAGAATCTCCTCTGATTCGTCGTCATTTCTGCTGAGCTGAAAATCTTCAAGACTGTAGCACGGCAAAAGGATGATGGTTTGTTCGATGTTCGGCATGATTCTTCTGCCACACGGTGAAGGGCAACGATCACCTGCTGGGAAGGACAGAATATCTCCAATATACACAAATCAGGCGGGCGGCGTTGACCGGCTGGCGGATGCACGAGGGCAATTGTCCGCACGCGGGTCCACGACATCCCAGACGCATTGTCTGCGTCGGTGATGCGTGATGCGTATGTCGGAGGGCATGTGCTGGCTGGGGAACGTTGATAAGAAAACGTTCCGATCCCACCGGGAAATGGCGGACCTGAACTGTGGCCAGGGAGGCACTCAACGATTGCGTCCAAAATACGGTAGTCCGGTCAATCCAGCCAGTCGCCGTCTCGCAATCGTTGTGGGGCATACACCTCGGTGACGTAGCTGATGTCCTTGGAAATGAGGGCTTCAACCTCGAGCTTGAAGCCGTTGTCGAGAAGCTTTTTGATCTCGTCCTGCCAGGCCTTCTTATGCTTGAACCAGGGATATTCCATGATTTGTTTGGCTCGTTTGCGGTCCGCTTCGGTGAGGGCAATCGTGACAGACTCTGAAAGGCCGCAGCGTTCGAAATCAAAGGATCGCAGTCCAAGGAATCGGGCTTCTGGAATGGCCATTCGCTGCGATTCATAGGCCAGATTGATCGACCCCTGCTTGATCACGCTGTAGATGTAATATCCCCATGGGTCATTATCCAGAAGGCAGTAGATTGGCAGCCCCAGCTCGTAATGCAGGCGGTGCAGCAACCGCCGCACACCACGGGGTGGCTGCCCCATGCCGTGTGTAAGAATGCATTTGTGTTTTTTCCAGAATTTGTCCTCGTTGAAGCGCCGCCAAACGGTATCTTTTTCTACGTGGAGGACAAACTTTGCATCGCATTTGACGAACTGGATAACGTTGGGTTCCACAATCGAGGGAATCGCATAGCCACCCGAACCCATGCGGGTGCAGTCGATCTCATCCCCGCTGTCCACGATGGTGATTTCTCCCACCATCGCCCCCCGGTTCGTGGCGTACACATGGAGTTCCTCACGAAGGGCGTTCAGGGTGACTTCGACATCTTCAATAATCGGGTCGCATTCCTCTT
This is a stretch of genomic DNA from Thermogutta terrifontis. It encodes these proteins:
- a CDS encoding DNA topoisomerase IV subunit A; amino-acid sequence: MAKKKRKANQEEQVTTTAVALDERDQRTLERIQALADHVIQAAKARKDPYIDIPARTLSNVYFNKKKRFIEMGKAKNRRHLFNLAQAKSYMQTMLVASGCKRLIEQGKTTSIRGLFYLLKHTIEGTKEETFATQEECDPIIEDVEVTLNALREELHVYATNRGAMVGEITIVDSGDEIDCTRMGSGGYAIPSIVEPNVIQFVKCDAKFVLHVEKDTVWRRFNEDKFWKKHKCILTHGMGQPPRGVRRLLHRLHYELGLPIYCLLDNDPWGYYIYSVIKQGSINLAYESQRMAIPEARFLGLRSFDFERCGLSESVTIALTEADRKRAKQIMEYPWFKHKKAWQDEIKKLLDNGFKLEVEALISKDISYVTEVYAPQRLRDGDWLD